The proteins below are encoded in one region of Rana temporaria chromosome 2, aRanTem1.1, whole genome shotgun sequence:
- the LOC120928737 gene encoding cytochrome c oxidase assembly factor 3 homolog, mitochondrial-like gives MVKLTLEQLEYIRQKNMAQWAKILGKMRSRKIITGLAIGSIVLGIYGYNFYSVSQDFFLDELEEEAKVARARYPKRSAN, from the coding sequence CTGACCTTGGAGCAGCTGGAGTACATCAGACAAAAGAATATGGCTCAGTGGGCAAAGATATTGGGGAAGATGAGAAGCAGAAAAATCATCACTGGCCTGGCCATAGGCAGCATTGTGCTGGGGATCTATGGATACAACTTTTACTCTGTatcacaagatttttttttagatgaactAGAAGAGGAAGCAAAAGTGGCCCGAGCAAGATATCCAAAAAGATCTGCCAATTAA